A section of the Amblyomma americanum isolate KBUSLIRL-KWMA chromosome 2, ASM5285725v1, whole genome shotgun sequence genome encodes:
- the LOC144119780 gene encoding uncharacterized protein LOC144119780 gives MITRQQYGSFCLQVLCLLALLGNALSVDVPTYDVPAVEAVQAAPVAAAAVTAVHHLVPVNPTVHNVATPYGYRTTGVSYSHRYDAHPVRVRYVYGLSPYGLNYGYGLDAFGYPVLKK, from the coding sequence ATGATAACTAGGCAACAGTACGGCTCATTTTGCCTACAGGTCTTGTGTCTCCTTGCTCTGTTGGGCAACGCACTCTCCGTGGACGTCCCCACATACGATGTTCCAGCTGTCGAGGCGGTGCAAGCCGCCCCTGTCGCTGCAGCCGCAGTCACCGCTGTCCACCACTTGGTGCCGGTAAATCCCACCGTGCACAACGTGGCCACCCCGTACGGCTACCGCACCACGGGCGTCAGCTACAGCCACCGGTACGACGCCCACCCGGTGCGTGTCCGCTACGTGTACGGCCTCAGCCCGTACGGCCTCAACTACGGCTACGGACTGGACGCTTTCGGATACCCCGTCCTAAAGAAGTG